Proteins from one Penicillium digitatum chromosome 2, complete sequence genomic window:
- a CDS encoding Class III chitinase, putative yields MRHHQGLLSWSIFLASLGGAQAKLDLNSASNIVVYWGPEGQNSFNGKGDKAQQPLAHYCDDDDIDVIPMAFDMMVNGPGGAPEIDFSVTSKDCDLFEGTQLKNCPLIGEDIATCQEKNKTILLSIGGATYSEGGFKSEEDAKDGARLMWETFGPKKEGSKAFRPFGDVALDGFDFDFEANVQHMAPFANELRSLMKADESKQQFYLTAAPQCPYPDQADKEILNGPVYIDAIWVQFYNNYCGVNTFNSDSSRGEYNFEEWDNWAKTVSNNKDVKVIIGVPAFTTAASTGYIPASQLDKVIEYTKKFESFGGVMMWDATQAYGNEGFIKDVRKSLGPANDSDNGTNEDNGTNEDNGTNEDNGTNEDNGTDEAKDDNDDFIVFQYHKPQSTEAEPTPTGTTSAETTATPTSTASSHDESDSSTDDSQPSSDDGSDDGSDSNALSSILGNDLLTLLSGLRQANNIASGVTHGPSNNLRRAQRNRT; encoded by the exons ATGCGTCACCATCAGGGTCTTCTTTCTTGGTCTATATTCCTGGCTTCACTTGGAGGGGCACAGGCGAAGTTGGATTTGAACTCGGCCAGCAACATCGTTGTTTACTGGG GTCCTGAAGGTCAAAATTCTTTTAACGGAAAGGGCGATAAGGCACAGCAGCCCCTGGCACACTACTGCGATG ATGACGATATTGAT GTGATACCAATGGCCTTCGATATGATGGTCAATGGACCAGGAGGTGCTCCAGAGATCGATTTCTCAGTTACCAGCAAGGACTGCGATCTCTTTGAGGGCACTCAACTGAAGAATTGTCCTTTAATTGG CGAGGACATTGCGACGTGCCAAGAGAAGAACAAGACGATTCTTCTTTCAATCGGTGGAGCGACGTATAGTGAGGGCGGCTTCAAGTCTGAGGAAGATGCCAAGGACGGCGCGAGGCTGATGTGGGAGACATTTGGCCCCAAAAAAGAGGGCTCTAAAGCTTTTCGTCCCTTCGGTGACGTCGCCTTGGATGGGTTCGACTTCGACTTTGAGGCTAACGTCCAACACATGGCCCCCTTCGCCAACGAGCTGCGCTCACTGATGAAGGCAGATGAAAGCAAGCAGCAGTTCTACTTGACAGCAGCACCACAATGTCCCTACCCCGATCAGGCAGACAAAGAGATCCTCAACGGCCCTGTCTATATCGACGCTATCTGGGTTCAGTTTTACAACAACTACTGTGGCGTCAACACCTTCAACTCCGATAGCTCACGTGGCGAATACAACTTCGAAGAGTGGGACAACTGGGCTAAAACGGTGTCTAATAACAAGGATGTCAAGGTCATCATCGGCGTTCCAGCATTTACTACCGCGGCTAGCACAGGATATATCCCTGCGTCCCAGTTGGACAAGGTGATTGAATACACCAAGAAGTTCGAGAGTTTTGGTGGAGTAATGATGTGGGATGCTACACAGGCATATGGTAATGAGGGATTTATCAAGGACGTTCGGAAAAGCCTGGGCCCTGCGAATGATTCCG ACAACGGAACCAACGAAGACAACGGAACCAACGAAGACAACGGAACCAACGAAGACAACGGAACCAACGAAGACAACGGAACAGACGAAGCCAAAGACGACAACGACGACTTCATCGTCTTCCAAT ATCATAAGCCTCAAAGTACAGAAGCAGAGCCGACTCCGACTGGAACCACATCTGCCGAGACAACTGCGACTCCCACCTCGACTGCTAGCTCACATGATGAGAGTGACTCGAGCACGGATGACTCGCAACCTAGCTCAGATGATGGATCAGATGACGGCTCCGATAGCAATGCTCTCAGCTCTATCCTCGGCAACGACCTTCTTACTTTGCTGAGTGGTCTCCGTCAAGCCAACAACATCGCTAGCGGCGTCACCCATGGTCCAAGCAATAATCTCCGACGTGCTCAGCGTAATCGTACCTGA
- a CDS encoding Plasma membrane H(+)ATPase, putative — MTGEGKAERADARRRSSRISRASLSGDWNSLDEYGKLVKYVSTFRDANAADEEQGEVVEKRVWYAPWKKRKGHVRKVEGEAGKFPDEWTMTDIREGLSSHEVPLRRRRAGWNELTSEKENPIAKILSYFQGPILYVMELAVLLAAGLEDWVDFGVIIGILCLNASVGWYQEKQAADVVASLKGDIALRAQVIRDSTRQECLARELVPGDVVIIGEGQVVPADSRVICDVKDEHGWEEFNQLQEQGMLGGGSESDEEDDPTKVDKDKGEGDGKAKEEEEHQAKKARRRGYPILACDHSAITGESLAVDRYMGDMVFYTTGCKRGKAYAVVQTGARTSFVGRTASMVQSAKGAGHFELVMDNIGTSLLILVMAWILAAWIGGFFRHIPIASPGQQTLLHYTLSLLIIGVPVGLPVVTTTTMAVGAAYLAKKKAIVQKLTAIESLAGVDILCSDKTGTLTANKLSIRDPYVAEGVDVDWMFAVAALASSHNIESLDPIDKVTILTLRQYPRARDILRRGWSTETFTPFDPVSKRIVTIATCDGVRYTCTKGAPKAVLQLTSCSKETADLYKAKAQEFAHRGFRSLGVAVQKEGEDWALLGMLPMFDPPREDTAQTISEAQNLGISVKMLTGDAIAIAKETCKMLALGTKVYNSDKLIHGGLSGAMASDLVEKADGFAEVFPEHKYQVVQMLQERGHLTAMTGDGVNDAPSLKKADCGIAVEGASEAAQSASDIVFLEPGLSTIIDSIKVARQIFHRMKSYIQYRIALCLHLEIYLVTSMIILNESIRVELIVFLALFADLATVAVAYDHASFELRPVEWQLPKIWFISCLLGVLLALGTWVIRGSMFLKSGGIIQNWGSIQEVLFLEVALTENWLIFVTRGIDTWPSIHLVTAILGVDILATIFCLFGWFTNENVRTKPADHFVETRNGWTDIVTVVRIWGYSLGVSIVIALVYFVLNKIEWLDNLGRVQRDKGEVKIENLLAHLSRLTVEYEERGAPKGRFCLTASKEEEEAE, encoded by the exons ATGACTGGTGAGGGCAAAGCTGAGCGTGCCGATGCCCGACGCCGCAGCTCACGTATTTCTCGGGCATCTCTAAGTGGGGACTGGAACAGTTTGGACGAGTATGGCAAGCTCGTAAAGTATGTTTCGACGTTCCGCGATGCCAATGCCGCGGATGAAGAGCAAGGTGAAGTGGTCGAGAAACGAGTCTGGTACGCCCCGTGGAAGAAACGAAAGGGTCACGTCAGAAAAGTTGAGGGGGAAGCCGGCAAGTTTCCAGATGAGTGGACCATGACGGATATCCGAGAGGGACTTTCTAGCCATGAGGTTCCACTGCGTCGTCGTCGGGCTGGGTGGAATGAGTTGACATCCGAGAAGGAGAATCCTATTGCTAAGATCCTGTCTTACTTCCAGGGTCCAATTCTCTATG TTATGGAATTGGCTGTTTTGCTTGCTGCTGGTTTGGAGGACTGGGTGGACTTCGGTGTCATCATTGGTATCCTGTGCCTGAACGCGTCAGTGGGCTGGTATCAGGAGAAGCAGGCTGCCGATGTGGTTGCGAGTCTGAAGGGTGATATTGCCCTACGTGCGCAGGTTATTCGTGACAGCACTCGACAAGAATGTCTTGCTCGAGAGTTGGTTCCAGGAGACGTA GTCATTATTGGCGAAGGACAAGTCGTGCCTGCGGACTCCAGGGTTATCTGTGATGTCAAGGATGAACATGGCTGGGAAGAGTTCAACCAGCTTCAAGAGCAGGGTATGCTCGGTGGAGGGTCCGAGTctgatgaagaggatgaccCAACCAAGGTCGATAAGGACAAGGGCGAGGGCGATGGCAAAgccaaggaggaggaagaacaCCAGGCGAAGAAGGCCCGCAGACGGGGTTATCCTATTTTGGCTTGTGATCACTCGGCCATCACGGGTGAGTCTCTAGCTGTGGATCGTTATATGGGAGATATGGTCTTCTACACAACTGGCTGTAAGCGTGGCAAGGCCTATGCAGTCGTTCAAACGGGTGCGAGAACTTCGTTCGTTGGCCGCACTGCAAGTATGGTGCAATCTGCTAAAGGGGCTGGCCACTTTGAACTTGTCATGGACAATATCGGAACATCTCTGTTGATTCTCGTTATGGCATGGATTCTTGCTGCGTGGATTGGTGGATTCTTTCGTCATATTCCTATCGCTTCGCCTGGTCAACAGACTTTGCTTCACTACACTCTATCGTTGTTGATTATTGGTGTACCGGTCGGTCTACCTGTGGTGACCACTACCACCATGGCTGTTGGGGCTGCTTATTTGGCAAAGAAAAAGGCCATTGTGCAAAAGCTGACTGCAATAGAATCCCTGGCC GGTGTTGATATTCTGTGTTCCGATAAGACCGGTACTCTCACGGCAAACAAATTGAGTATTCGTGATCCTTACGTAGCTGAAGGTGTCGATGTTGATTGGATGTTCGCCGTTGCAGCTCTCGCATCGTCGCACAATATTGAATCTCTCGATCCGATTGATAAAGTTACAATCTTGACGCTTCGGCAATACCCAAGAGCACGAGATATCTTGCGACGGGGATGGTCAACTGAAACTTTCACGCCATTTGATCCTGTTTCAAAACGTATCGTCACCATTGCCACCTGTGACGGCGTGCGGTATACCTGCACCAAAGGCGCTCCGAAAGCCGTGCTTCAATTGACAAGCTGTTCAAAGGAGACTGCCGACTTGTACAAGGCCAAAGCACAGGAATTTGCGCATCGAGGCTTCCGCTCTCTCGGTGTTGCAGTTCAAAAGGAAGGAGAGGACTGGGCTTTACTTGGAATGCTGCCAATGTTTGATCCGCCCCGAGAAGACACCGCTCAAACAATAAGCGAAGCTCAAAATCTCGGTATCAGCGTCAAGATGCTCActggtgatgccattgctATTGCAAAAGAAACCTGCAAGATGTTAGCTTTAGGTACTAAGGTATACAATTCCGACAAGCTAATCCACGGCGGTTTGAGCGGTGCTATGGCCAGTGATCTGGTTGAAAAGGCAGACGGCTTTGCCGAGGTGTTCCCAGAGCATAAATATCAAGTCGTGCAAATGCTACAGGAACGAGGCCATTTGACCGCCATGACCGGTGATGGTGTGAATGACGCACCATCTCTCAAAAAAGCCGATTGTGGCATTGCTGTGGAAGGCGCCTCGGAAGCCGCCCAGTCGGCATCCGACATCGTATTTCTTGAGCCTGGGCTTTCGACCATTATTGACTCCATAAAGGTAGCTCGTCAAATCTTCCATCGCATGAAGTCGTATATCCAATACCGCATTGCCTTATGTTTGCACCTTGAGATTTACCTTGTCACTTCGATGATCATCCTCAATGAAAGTATCCGTGTTGAGCTTATTGTCTTCCTGGCATTGTTTGCCGATCTTGCGACTGTTGCGGTGGCGTATGATCATGCGTCCTTTGAGTTGCGACCTGTTGAATGGCAACTTCCCAAAATCTGGTTTATTTCTTGCCTTCTTGGAGTTCTCCTCGCCTTGGGTACATGGGTAATTCGAGGAAGTATGTTCCTGAAATCCGGAGGCATTATTCAAAATTGGGGATCCATTCAAGAGGTTCTCTTTTTGGAAGTAGCTCTTACTGAGAACTGGCTCATCTTTGTCACTCGTGGTATCGACACATGGCCATCTATCCACCTGGTGACCGCGATCCTTGGCGTCGATATTTTGGCCACCATCTTCTGTTTGTTTGGTTGGTTTACAAACGAGAATGTGAGGACCAAGCCCGCAGATCATTTTGTGGAGACCAGGAATGGCTGGACCGATATTGTCACTGTTGTACGAATCTGGGGTTATTCGCTGGGGGTGTCAATCGTGATCGCGCTGGTGTACTTCGTTTTGAACAAAATCGAGTGGCTCGACAATCTGGGTCGTGTCCAGCGGGACAAGGGCGAGGTCAAAATTGAGAATTTGCTTGCTCATTTGTCTCGTCTTACGGTTGAGTACGAGGAAAGGGGTGCGCCGAAGGGTCGGTTCTGCTTGACTGCAagcaaggaggaggaggaagctGAGTAA
- a CDS encoding Glutamyl-tRNA synthetase, with amino-acid sequence MSQYELKVATRGNHAALLPVVLIVTSINEARPTPVVTVTYEDTALLQDGDKAIVQLTSGSNSVYGTANVIQELATQFPFLAGKDSKAEAEWISQLDFLTTLDFKALDPVLQRLDAHLLMRSFVVGYSLSTPDIALWGALRGNRVAAAALKKGSLVNLTRWYRFLEELCPWTTAAVESMNAVAKEKKVAKSKEGASYDIALKNTENGVVTRFPPEPSGYLHIGHAKAALLNDYFAHEKYNGTMLLRFDDTNPSNEKQEFEDAIVEDLALMGIKPNKMTYTSDYFDELYDYCIKIIKQGDAYADDTDKETMAAQRWDGLPSQRRDLSPEESLLRLEEMKNGTPEGLRWCIRAKISFDCPNKAMRDPVIYRCNPAVHHRTGSKWKIYPTYDFACPIVDSMEGVTHALRTIEYRDRNPQYQWMLDTMKLRNVQVWDFARMNFVRTLLSKRKLTKLVETGLVWGWDDPRFPTIRGIRRRGMTIPALREFILKQGPSKAVTNFDWGLIWATNKKYIDPIAPRHTTIFNKNVVKTTVTGGPAAPYSEEKPRHIKNAAVGMKKVVYSSSIILEQEDVKLFKPDEEITLMNWGNAIVRKVTTNAETGIITDLELELHMAGDVKKTEKKVTWLATEGQDLVPVELVDFDHLLTKDSLGEDDALEDFLNLHTEFREEGLADCNVANLKESDIIQFDRKGYYRVDRAYSPGKPAVFFNIPSGKSK; translated from the exons ATGTCTCAGTACGAGTTGAAAGTGGCCACTCGTGGCAATCACGCGGCTCTTCTGCCCGTGGTTCTCATCGTCACCTCCATTAATGAGGCTCGCCCTACCCCCGTCGTCACCGTCACCTACGAGGATACTGCTCTTCTCCAGGATGGCGACAAGGCCATTGTGCAGCTTACCAGCGGCTCTAACTCCGTCTATGGTACTGCCAATGTCATCCAGGAGCTTGCTACTCAATTCCCGTTCCTGGCTGGCAAGGATTCCAAGGCC GAAGCCGAGTGGATCTCCCAGTTGGATTTCTTAACTACTCTCGACTTTAAGGCTCTCGACCCCGTGCTCCAGCGCCTTGACGCCCATCTCCTTATGCGCTCGTTCGTCGTCGGATACTCTCTGTCTACCCCCGACATTGCTCTTTGGGGTGCTCTCCGTGGTAACCGTGTCGCCGCTGCAGCCCTGAAGAAGGGATCCCTAGTTAACCTTACCCGCTGGTACCGATTCTTGGAGGAGCTTTGCCCCTGGACTACCGCCGCTGTGGAGTCAATGAATGCAGttgccaaggagaagaaggtagCAAAGTCCAAGGAGGGTGCTAGCTACGACATTGCACTCAAAAACACCGAGAATGGTGTCGTCACCCGATTCCCTCCCGAGCCTTC TGGATATCTCCACATTGGTCACGCTAAGGCCGCTCTTCTGAACGACTATTTTGCGCACGAGAAGTACAACGGTACCATGCTCCTCAGATTCGACGATACCAACCCTTCGAACGAGAAGCAGGAGTTCGAGGACGCCATCGTGGAGGACCTTGCGCTCATGGGCATTAAGCCAAACAAGATGACCTACACTAGCGACTACTTTGACGAGTTGTACGATTACtgcatcaagatcatcaagcAGGGTGACGCCTACGCGGATGATACCGATAAGGAAACCATGGCCGCCCAGAGATGGGACGGCTTGCCTAGCCAGCGTCGCGATCTTTCCCCCGAGGAGAGCTTGTTGCGTCTGGAAGAAATGAAGAACGGCACCCCCGAGGGTCTTCGTTGGTGCATCCGTGCTAAAATCTCTTTCGATTGCCCTAATAAGGCTATGCGTGACCCCGTTATCTACCGCTGTAACCCAGCGGTCCACCACCGCACCGGTAGCAAGTGGAAAATCTACCCGACTTATGACTTTGCCTGCCCTATCGTTGACTCGATGGAAGGTGTCACCCACGCTCTGCGTACTATCGAATACCGTGACCGCAACCCCCAGTACCAGTGGATGCTGGACACTATGAAGCTGCGCAACGTTCAGGTGTGGGATTTCGCCCGCATGAACTTCGTTCGCACCCTCCTCTCTAAGCGTAAGCTGACTAAGCTGGTCGAGACTGGTCTTGTTTGGGGCTGGGACGATCCTCGTTTCCCTACTATTCGTGGTATTCGTCGCCGCGGTATGACCATTCCTGCTCTCCGAGAGTTTATCCTCAAGCAGGGCCCCTCTAAGGCAGTGACCAACTTCGACTGGGGTCTTATCTGGGCGACCAACAAGAAGTACATTGACCCTATTGCCCCGCGCCACACTACCATTTTCAACAAAAACGTTGTTAAGACCACTGTCACCGGTGGCCCTGCTGCACCTTACTCCGAGGAAAAGCCTCGACACATTAAGAACGCCGCCGTTGGCATGAAGAAGGTTGTCTACAGCAGCTCCATCATCCTCGAGCAGGAGGATGTCAAGCTGTTCAAGCCTGACGAGGAGATTACTCTCATGAATTGGGGTAATGCCATCGTCCGCAAGGTCACCACCAACGCTGAAACCGGCATCATCACCGACCTTGAGCTTGAGCTGCACATGGCTGGTGATGTCAAGAAGACCGAGAAGAAGGTTACCTGGCTTGCTACCGAGGGACAGGACCTCGTTCCGGTCGAGCTGGTCGACTTCGACCACCTTCTGACCAAGGATTCTCTTGGTGAAGATGACGCTCTGGAGGACTTCCTTAACTTGCACACCGAGTTCCGCGAGGAGGGTCTGGCCGACTGCAACGTTGCTAATCTCAAGGAGAGCGACATCATCCAGTTCGACCGTAAGGGATACTACCGCGTTGACCGTGCTTACTCTCCTGGTAAGCCTGCGGTCTTCTTCAACATTCCTTCCGGCAAGTCCAAATAG
- a CDS encoding mitochondrial 54S ribosomal protein uL1m gives MSSSGSVLPTAARGILSSCRNPLRNTSIAPVLSTFQQVRGLKHKPKKGKEQPTKSRKGPQEFRQINLKDMPQYSLCDAMRYIRAIEVGREPSVQKYELHIRLRTKRDGPVIRNMLRFPHAVQTESRICVICPPGSKAAKEALAAGAVLVGEQEVFDAVKAGSIEFDRCLAHPDSLPALNKAALGRILGPRGLMPSAKTGTVVEDVAARVEMLRGGTVYRERDAVIRLPVGQLGFSPEQLRDNLRVTLDQIKKDASALTDRVNKEVYEVVLSSTNGPGFSLNGEFRTDASPPTSALKGM, from the exons ATGTCGTCCTCCGGCTCGGTACTGCCCACTGCGGCACGCGGAATCCTCTCGTCATGCCGGAATCCGTTGCGGAATACCTCAATCGCTCCCGTTCTCTCGACTTTCCAGCAGGTCCGAGGTCTTAAGCACAAACCAAAGAAGGGGAAAGAGCAGCCTACCAAGAGCCGAAAAGGACCCCAGGAGTTCCGGCAAATCAATTTGAAGGATATGCCGCAGTATTCTCTGTGTGATGCTATGCG GTATATCCGGGCCATCGAAGTCGGTCGCGAACCCTCCGTCCAAAAATACGAACTGCATATCCGATTGCGGACAAAGCGCGACGGTCCTGTTATCCGTAACATGCTCCGATTCCCCCACGCCGTGCAGACCGAATCCCGCATCTGCGTCATCTGCCCCCCCGGTTCAAAAGCAGCTAAGGAAGCGCTTGCCGCCGGTGCCGTTCTTGTCGGTGAACAAGAAGTTTTCGATGCGGTTAAGGCAGGCTCTATTGAGTTCGATCGCTGTCTCGCCCACCCGGACAGTTTGCCGGCGCTGAACAAGGCCGCCCTGGGTCGTATCCTTGGTCCTCGCGGTTTGATGCCCAGTGCCAAGACTGGTACTGTTGTGGAAGACGTGGCTGCGCGAGTGGAAATGCTCCGTGGTGGTACCGTGTACCGTGAGCGTGATGCCGTAATCCGTCTACCTGTCGGGCAGTTGGGCTTCTCTCCGGAGCAGTTGCGCGACAATTTGCGCGTGACCCTTGACCAGATTAAGAAGGATGCTTCTGCGTTGACCGACCGTGTCAACAAGGAGGTCTATGAGGTG GTACTGAGCTCGACGAACGGACCCGGTTTCTCACTCAACGGCGAATTCCGCACCGACGCCTCCCCCCCAACTTCCGCCCTGAAGGGCATGTAA
- a CDS encoding COG complex component COG2: MNRFQFGDSDGSLSSDLDEDPSGLPFPEPLSRSSFLAPDFDPAIFLSSLTNRHQSLEDLRQELRGLEQLLNKELLDLVNENYQDFLSLGSALRGGEEKVEGVKVGVLSIQRDAKAIRAQVEARRQEVEELLNDKRRLRTKADVGKDLLDYADRVEELEHRLMIQDKSSQEHSLDESDTESDLYSGESEDSNDDDLADGTPTISLKRMERHAQKFVYLTLIAARVGEKHPFLLAQQPRVAKIKSTVLLDLKTALEQATAAGEKHGERDARTMAVLRLYELMGEDVSAVTALKNLKL, translated from the exons ATGAATCGGTTCCAA TTTGGCGACTCCGACGGGTCTCTCTCTTCTGACCTCGATGAAGACCCATCCGGCCTGCCCTTCCCGGAACCTCTATCCCGCAGCTCATTTCTTGCCCCTGATTTCGATCCAGCGATTTTCCTGTCGTCACTGACGAACAGACATCAGAGCCTTGAGGATCTCCGACAGGAATTGCGGGGACTGGAGCAGTTATTGAACAAGGAGCTGTTGGATCTTGTCAATGAGAATTATCAGGACTTTCTCTCGTTAGGCAGCGCGCTTCGCGGGGGAGAGGAGAAAGTAGAAGGCGTGAAAGTAGGCGTGCTTTCGATCCAGCGCGATGCCAAAGCCATCCGGGCCCAGGTTGAGGCGCGACGCCAAGAAGTGGAAGAGCTGTTGAATGACAAGCGGCGACTACGGACGAAAGCCGATGTTGGCAAAGATCTGCTAGACTATGCGGATCGggtggaggaattggaaCATCGTTTGATGATCCAGGACAAGTCATCACAAGAACATTCACTGGATGAATCGGATACGGAGTCCGATTTGTACAGCGGGGAGAGTGAAGACAGCAATGACGATGACCTAGCCGATGGCACACCTACAATTTCACTGAAGAGGATGGAACGCCATGCGCAGAAGTTTGTCTATTTGACATTAATAGCTGCCCGAGTCGGTGAAAAGCATCCCTTTCTGCTTGCGCAGCAACCACGAGTCGCAAAGATCAAGTCTACCGTACTCCTGGATCTCAAAACTGCCTTGGAGCAGGCCACCGCGGCGGGTGAGAAACATGGAGAGCGCGATGCTAGGACAATGGCAGTTTTGCGTCTCTACGAGTTAATGGGTGAGGACGTCAGTGCAGTCACCGCGTTGAAGAACCTCAAGCTGTAA
- a CDS encoding Thiamine biosynthesis protein gives MSTDKITFLTNWHATPYHAPLYLAQARGYFKDEGLKVALLEPNDPSDVTEIVGSGKVDMGFKAMIHTLAAKARNFPVTSIGSLLDEPFTGVVYLKSSGITEDFRSLKGKRIGYVGEFGKIQIDELTKYYGMTADDYTAVRCGMNVTKAIINGTIDAGIGLENVQMVELEEWLAGQKRPRSDVQMLRIDQLAELGCCCFCSILYIANDAFIAANPEKVAAFMRAVKRATDDVLADPAAAYAEYIDVKPIMGTDVNRKIFERSFAYFSHDLKNVQRDWTKVTNYGKRLGILDEGFVANYTNKFLSWGLDADSTDPIGDQKRMAALQQEVAADGGYKRLEIYAAA, from the exons ATGTCTACCGACAAGATTACTTTTTTGACCAACTG GCACGCAACCCCGTACCACGCCCCTCTCTACCTCGCCCAGGCCAGAGGCTACTTCAAGGATGAAGGTCTCAAAGTGGCTCTCCTTGAGCCCAATGACCCCTCCGACGTCACCGAGATCGTCGGAAGCGGCAAGGTCGACATGGGCTTCAAGGCCATGATCCACACTCTGGCG GCCAAGGCCCGTAACTTCCCCGTGACCTCCATCGGCTCCCTACTCGATGAGCCCTTCACCGGAGTCGTGTACCTGAAGTCCAGCGGAATCACCGAGGACTTTCGCTCATTGAAAGGCAAGCGCATCGGCTACGTCGGCGAGTTTGGCAAG ATCCAAATCGACGAACTCACCAAGTACTATGGCATGACTGCAGACGACTACACTGCCGTCCGCTGCGGAATGAATGTAACCAAAGCAATCATCAACGGCACCATCGACGCAGGCATTGGTCTCGAGAACGTGCAAATGGTCGAGCTGGAAGAATGGCTCGCGGGCCAAAAACGCCCCCGCAGCGACGTGCAGATGCTGCGCATTGACCAGCTCGCCGAACtaggctgctgctgcttctgTTCGATCCTGTACATCGCGAACGACGCCTTCATCGCGGCAAACCCGGAGAAAGTAGCTGCATTCATGCGCGCTGTGAAACGCGCTACTGACGATGTCCTGGCCGACCCTGCTGCCGCGTATGCGGAGTACATTGATGTCAAGCCTATCATGGGCACTGATGTTAACCGCAAGATCTTTGAACGGTCGTTTGCTTACTTCTCACACGATTTGAAGAATGTGCAGCGGGATTGGACCAAGGTTACCAATTATGGAAAGAGATTGGGGATTTTGGATGAGGGTTTCGTTGCCAATTATACCAACAAGTTCCTTTCTTGGGGTCTTGATGCGGACTCCACTGATCCTATTGGTGATCAGAAGCGGATGGCTGCCTTGCAGCaggaggttgctgctgatgGTGGTTACAAGCGTCTTGAGATTTATGCTGCGGCTTAG